A genomic region of Barnesiella viscericola DSM 18177 contains the following coding sequences:
- the rsmG gene encoding 16S rRNA (guanine(527)-N(7))-methyltransferase RsmG produces MQYIKTYFPNLTPTQERQFAALGDLYIDWNAKINVISRKDIDNLYLHHILHSLGIAKAIEFTDGTTILDVGTGGGFPGIPLAILFPECRFHLIDRVGKKIKVAQSVAEAIGLTNVTFQHGSVEEHKDEYDFVVSRAVMPLPDLLKLVRKNIRKEQHNALPNGLLCLKGGDLQSEIAPVKKTSIVFNLSDYFKEEYFETKKVIYVQIVKK; encoded by the coding sequence ATGCAATATATCAAGACCTATTTCCCCAATCTTACTCCTACCCAGGAAAGGCAATTTGCCGCTTTGGGCGATTTGTATATCGACTGGAATGCCAAGATTAACGTAATCTCACGCAAAGACATCGACAACCTCTACCTGCACCATATACTCCACTCGCTGGGTATCGCCAAAGCCATCGAGTTTACCGACGGAACGACGATTCTCGACGTGGGTACCGGCGGCGGATTCCCCGGCATTCCCCTGGCCATTCTCTTTCCCGAGTGCCGGTTCCACCTGATCGACCGGGTGGGCAAGAAAATCAAGGTAGCCCAAAGCGTGGCCGAGGCGATAGGGCTGACCAATGTCACCTTCCAGCACGGCAGCGTGGAAGAGCACAAAGACGAATACGACTTTGTCGTGAGCCGCGCCGTCATGCCCCTGCCCGACTTGCTGAAACTGGTGAGAAAGAATATCAGGAAAGAGCAGCATAACGCCCTGCCTAACGGACTTCTCTGCCTCAAAGGGGGCGACTTGCAAAGCGAAATTGCTCCGGTCAAGAAGACCTCGATTGTCTTCAATCTGAGCGACTACTTCAAGGAGGAGTATTTCGAGACGAAAAAAGTGATTTATGTACAGATAGTCAAAAAATAG
- a CDS encoding MBL fold metallo-hydrolase gives MKITRFQFNMLPVNCYVLWDPDSRECAIVDAGCYYSKEEETLAHFIDDNQLVVKYLLATHLHFDHCFGNAFVARQYGVKLMASRDDEFLLPYMAQQAQIFGITFKGEIEPIGQYIGHGTTFTLGQEEMQAIAVPGHSPGSLAFYAPESGFVLSGDALFQMSIGRTDFPGGNHRQLIESIRKNLLTLPPETVVYPGHGPDTEIGLERNDNPFL, from the coding sequence ATGAAAATAACCCGTTTCCAATTCAATATGCTCCCCGTCAACTGCTATGTGTTATGGGATCCCGACAGCCGGGAGTGTGCCATTGTCGATGCCGGGTGCTATTATTCCAAAGAGGAAGAGACGTTGGCCCACTTTATCGACGACAACCAACTGGTTGTAAAATACCTGCTTGCAACGCATCTGCATTTCGACCACTGTTTCGGCAATGCCTTCGTGGCTCGGCAATATGGCGTAAAACTGATGGCTTCACGAGACGACGAATTTCTGTTACCCTACATGGCCCAACAGGCTCAGATATTCGGGATTACGTTCAAGGGAGAGATTGAGCCCATCGGGCAATATATCGGTCACGGTACCACCTTCACCCTCGGGCAGGAAGAGATGCAGGCCATCGCCGTGCCAGGACATTCGCCGGGAAGCCTGGCCTTCTACGCCCCCGAATCGGGCTTTGTCCTCTCGGGCGACGCTCTCTTTCAAATGAGCATCGGGCGTACCGATTTCCCCGGTGGGAACCACAGGCAGTTAATTGAATCGATACGGAAAAACCTGTTGACACTTCCCCCCGAAACCGTAGTCTATCCCGGGCATGGACCCGATACCGAAATAGGTCTCGAACGCAACGATAACCCCTTCTTATGA
- a CDS encoding tetratricopeptide repeat protein: protein MSAKRSNELVERYEQMLSGTGSCYFDSDEIGEIAEYYESKGQLPNALHATEFGLNMHPGDVDLSLKQARYLLYLDRADEARKIMAELADYSPDATLVRAELQFLDGHVKRGHELLLSLLDSDDLSEDICFEALDIYADYDCFEGLIEFVQKAETVLPDSRELLREMAAICEDRSEYDQAIVIYNKLIDKDPYSVADWFSLAKVEALLKHYDKALEACDFALAVKEDDEAVISFKGYCYYDSGQYDKAIEQFKEYATVTKDKSVAYELIGESYIKQEDYNNALTYFHKALEADPGNSNICYQLATCYYDLGKVREAIVCLQDTISLDERDDEAHSFLGEIFLQIGDYEKAYRHLSRSLALNADDRETLRLKGVACLHLGNYEEAIEAFEKVLKEDMYDLQTRFNLVVTYARNGNEAEAEHQVEMIDKMAHTFDLSELPPEEQKQWKNVQTAIQSLKDFLLGNIYPNHDQPEENKEPLS from the coding sequence ATGTCTGCCAAGAGATCCAACGAACTCGTAGAACGGTATGAACAGATGCTGTCGGGGACGGGCAGTTGCTATTTCGACTCTGACGAAATCGGTGAAATTGCCGAATATTATGAATCGAAAGGGCAGTTGCCCAACGCGCTGCATGCCACCGAATTCGGGTTGAACATGCACCCAGGCGATGTGGACTTGAGCCTGAAACAGGCCCGCTATCTGCTCTATCTCGACCGGGCCGACGAAGCTCGGAAAATCATGGCGGAGCTGGCCGATTACAGTCCCGATGCCACGCTTGTGCGGGCCGAACTTCAATTCCTCGACGGGCATGTGAAGCGGGGGCACGAGTTGCTGCTTTCGTTACTCGACAGTGATGACCTGAGCGAGGATATCTGTTTCGAGGCTCTCGATATTTATGCCGACTACGATTGTTTCGAGGGGTTAATCGAGTTTGTGCAGAAGGCCGAGACGGTGCTGCCCGACAGTCGTGAGCTGTTGCGCGAGATGGCGGCTATCTGTGAAGACCGGTCGGAGTATGACCAGGCGATTGTCATCTATAACAAACTGATTGACAAGGATCCCTATTCGGTGGCCGACTGGTTTTCGCTGGCCAAGGTCGAGGCTCTGTTGAAACATTACGACAAAGCCCTCGAAGCCTGCGATTTTGCATTGGCTGTCAAGGAAGACGACGAAGCCGTCATTTCGTTCAAGGGATATTGCTATTACGACTCGGGTCAATACGACAAAGCCATCGAACAGTTTAAGGAGTATGCCACGGTGACCAAAGACAAATCGGTGGCCTATGAGCTGATTGGCGAGAGCTACATCAAGCAGGAGGACTATAACAATGCCTTGACCTATTTCCACAAGGCCCTCGAAGCCGACCCGGGCAATTCAAACATCTGTTATCAACTGGCTACCTGCTATTACGATTTGGGTAAGGTACGTGAGGCGATTGTCTGTTTGCAGGACACGATCAGTCTCGACGAACGGGACGACGAGGCGCACTCGTTTCTGGGTGAAATCTTTTTGCAGATAGGTGACTATGAAAAGGCTTACCGGCATCTGTCCCGTTCGCTGGCCCTGAATGCCGATGACCGGGAGACGTTGCGGTTGAAAGGGGTAGCCTGTTTGCATCTGGGCAACTATGAGGAGGCGATAGAGGCCTTTGAGAAGGTGTTGAAAGAAGATATGTACGACTTGCAGACCCGCTTCAATCTGGTGGTGACTTATGCTCGGAACGGGAATGAAGCCGAGGCCGAACATCAGGTCGAGATGATTGACAAAATGGCGCACACCTTTGATTTGAGCGAATTGCCGCCCGAGGAGCAGAAGCAGTGGAAAAACGTGCAGACGGCCATTCAGTCGCTCAAAGATTTTCTGCTGGGGAATATATACCCCAATCACGACCAACCCGAAGAAAATAAAGAACCCCTTTCATAA
- a CDS encoding glutamine--tRNA ligase/YqeY domain fusion protein, protein MTQIETKNEGEDKKSLNFIEQIVEADLKAGKNGGRLSTRFPPEPNGYLHIGHAKAICIDFGIAEEFGGTCNLRFDDTNPVKEDVEYVDSIMEDIHWLGFDWGDRLYYASDYFPKLWDLAVRMIKEGKAYVDEQSSEEIARQKGTPTQPGIESPYRNRSVEENLDLFERMNKGEFEEGRFVLRAKIDMASPNMHFRDPIMYRIIKHPHHRTGTKWNVYPMYDFAHGQSDYFEGVTHSICTLEFEVHRPLYEYFVKELADDSYCPRQIEFNRLNLTYTVMSKRKLLQLVKEGLVAGWDDPRMPTICGLRRRGYTPESIKNFIQKIGYTKYDGIISVSLLEHSIREDLNKTATRVSAVLNPVKLIITNYPEGKVEYLDIENNPEDPAAGTHQIPFTRELYIERDDFMENPPKKFFRLAPDQEVRLKAAYIIKCTGVKKDADGNIEEIYCEYDPETRSGMPGSMRKVKGTLHWVSAEYSKTAEVRLYDRLFNVENPSEEKDVDFRELLNPDSLKVINDCRIEPYLAENAKPGDRFQFQRTGYFCVDPDSTDGHLVFNRTVSLKDSWEKLKSK, encoded by the coding sequence ATGACACAGATTGAAACCAAGAACGAAGGAGAAGACAAGAAGAGTCTCAATTTCATAGAACAGATTGTGGAAGCCGACTTGAAGGCAGGAAAGAATGGAGGCCGGTTGAGCACCCGTTTCCCGCCCGAACCCAACGGTTATCTGCACATAGGTCATGCCAAAGCTATTTGCATTGACTTTGGTATTGCCGAGGAGTTTGGCGGAACGTGTAATTTGCGTTTCGACGACACCAACCCGGTGAAGGAAGATGTCGAGTATGTCGACTCCATCATGGAGGATATTCACTGGCTGGGTTTCGACTGGGGCGACCGCCTCTATTATGCCTCGGACTATTTCCCCAAACTGTGGGATCTGGCCGTTCGCATGATTAAGGAGGGAAAAGCCTATGTCGACGAACAGTCGTCGGAGGAGATTGCCCGTCAGAAGGGTACTCCCACGCAACCGGGTATCGAGAGTCCTTATCGCAACCGTAGCGTTGAAGAGAATCTCGACCTGTTCGAGCGTATGAACAAAGGTGAATTTGAAGAGGGTCGTTTCGTGTTGCGGGCCAAAATCGACATGGCCTCGCCCAACATGCATTTCAGAGACCCCATCATGTATCGTATCATCAAGCACCCTCACCATCGCACGGGTACGAAATGGAACGTATATCCCATGTACGACTTTGCCCATGGACAGTCCGACTATTTCGAGGGAGTGACTCACTCGATTTGTACGTTGGAGTTTGAGGTGCATCGTCCCCTGTATGAGTATTTCGTGAAAGAGTTGGCCGACGACAGCTATTGCCCGCGGCAAATCGAGTTCAACCGCTTGAATCTCACATACACCGTAATGAGCAAACGCAAGTTGCTGCAACTGGTGAAAGAGGGTTTGGTAGCCGGTTGGGACGATCCCCGTATGCCGACCATCTGCGGTTTGCGCCGTCGTGGATACACCCCCGAGTCGATCAAGAACTTCATTCAGAAAATCGGTTATACCAAGTACGACGGTATCATCAGCGTATCGCTGCTCGAACACAGTATCCGCGAGGATCTGAACAAGACCGCTACCCGTGTATCGGCTGTGCTCAATCCCGTAAAACTGATTATCACCAACTATCCCGAGGGTAAGGTAGAGTATCTCGACATCGAGAACAATCCCGAAGACCCGGCTGCCGGAACCCACCAGATACCCTTCACCCGCGAGTTGTATATCGAGCGCGACGACTTCATGGAGAATCCGCCGAAGAAATTCTTCCGGTTGGCTCCCGATCAGGAGGTCCGCCTTAAAGCCGCCTACATCATCAAATGTACCGGCGTGAAGAAAGACGCCGATGGCAACATCGAAGAGATCTATTGCGAATATGATCCCGAGACCCGCAGCGGAATGCCGGGCAGCATGCGCAAGGTGAAAGGCACGTTGCACTGGGTATCGGCCGAATACAGCAAAACGGCCGAGGTGCGTCTCTACGACCGACTCTTTAATGTGGAGAATCCTTCGGAAGAGAAAGATGTTGATTTCAGAGAGTTGTTGAACCCCGACTCGTTGAAGGTCATCAACGACTGCCGTATCGAACCCTATCTGGCCGAGAATGCCAAACCGGGCGATCGCTTCCAGTTCCAGCGTACGGGATATTTCTGTGTCGACCCCGATTCGACCGACGGTCACTTGGTCTTCAACCGCACCGTGTCGTTAAAGGATAGCTGGGAAAAACTGAAATCGAAATAA
- a CDS encoding endonuclease MutS2 translates to MIYPQNFEQKIGFDQIRSLIKERCLGSLGMDYTDRMQFSTDYDAIRKQLHCTWEFVHIVEMADDFPVDFFFDVRPSLRRVRIEGTFLEESELFDLRRSLDTIQAIVRFLRPGEEEEIRYPYLYELSKEVEAFPLLVKRIDTILDKFGHIRDNASPELAHIRSSITSTLSSISRNLNAILRAAQSEGFVDKEVSPTMRDGRLVIPVAPSYKRKIKGIVHDESASGKTIFIEPAEVVEANNRVRELENEERREIVRILTAFTDELRPFIDEIIYSYEFLAEIDFIRAKALFAIETGGVLPTFENKRQIEWFHAVHPLLYLSLKRQGKTVVPLDLTLDEKNRILLISGPNAGGKSVCLKTAGLLQYMLQCGLLVPMHDNSRTGIFKDIFIDIGDEQSIEDDLSTYSSHLTHMKFFVRNANENSLLLIDEFGGGTEPQIGGAIAEALLDRFNQKRAYGVITTHYQNLKHFAEDTDGIVNGAMLYDRHLMQPLFKLSIGNPGSSFAIEIARKIGLPEDVIASASEKVGSAYIDMDKYLQDIVRDKRYWESKRQNIRQREKKLEELTARYEADLTALEKQRKELLKQAKGDAAQILAEANARIENTIREIKEAQAEKEKTRAARQKFEQFKAGLNEEPEADANDLVSRKLKQIAERKKRKQQRKKAEENQTQPATTSPIVVGDAVRLKGQNSVGEVLAVNGNNVTVAFGMLKSTVKSDRLEKVSKSQIKKENAKATFIGEQTTEDMREKQLHFKQEIDVRGMRADEALQAVTYFIDDAIQVGCSRVRILHGTGTGVLRQVIRQYLKTVPGVAHFQDEHVQLGGAGITVVELN, encoded by the coding sequence GTGATATATCCGCAAAATTTCGAGCAAAAGATAGGATTCGACCAAATCAGGTCGCTCATCAAGGAGCGGTGCCTCGGCTCCCTGGGCATGGATTATACCGATAGAATGCAATTCTCTACCGACTACGACGCCATACGCAAACAACTGCACTGTACCTGGGAGTTTGTACACATCGTCGAGATGGCCGATGATTTTCCGGTCGATTTCTTCTTCGATGTGCGCCCTTCGCTGCGGCGTGTACGCATCGAAGGGACCTTCCTGGAAGAGAGCGAACTGTTTGACCTGCGGCGTTCGCTCGACACCATACAGGCCATTGTCCGTTTTCTGCGGCCCGGCGAAGAGGAAGAGATTCGCTATCCCTACCTCTATGAGCTCTCCAAAGAGGTTGAGGCCTTCCCCCTGCTGGTCAAAAGAATCGATACCATTCTCGACAAGTTCGGCCACATCAGAGACAACGCCTCGCCCGAACTGGCCCACATACGCAGCAGCATCACCTCGACCCTGTCGAGCATATCGCGCAACCTGAACGCCATTTTGCGGGCAGCCCAAAGCGAAGGCTTCGTCGACAAGGAGGTGAGCCCCACCATGCGCGACGGCCGACTGGTGATACCGGTAGCACCCTCGTACAAACGCAAAATAAAGGGTATCGTCCATGACGAATCGGCCAGCGGAAAGACCATATTCATCGAACCGGCCGAGGTGGTCGAGGCCAACAACCGGGTGCGCGAACTCGAAAACGAGGAGCGCCGCGAAATCGTGCGCATACTCACCGCCTTTACCGACGAACTTCGTCCCTTCATCGACGAGATTATCTACTCCTACGAATTTCTGGCCGAGATTGACTTTATCCGAGCCAAAGCACTCTTTGCCATCGAGACCGGCGGGGTACTGCCCACCTTTGAGAACAAGCGGCAAATCGAGTGGTTTCACGCGGTCCACCCCCTACTCTACCTCTCGTTGAAGCGTCAGGGTAAGACGGTTGTCCCGCTCGACCTGACTCTCGACGAAAAGAACCGCATTCTGCTCATTTCGGGACCCAATGCCGGCGGCAAGTCGGTCTGCCTCAAAACGGCTGGACTCCTGCAATACATGTTGCAATGCGGCCTGCTGGTGCCCATGCACGACAATTCGCGCACGGGAATCTTCAAGGATATATTCATCGACATCGGCGACGAGCAATCAATCGAGGACGACCTGAGTACATACAGTTCGCACCTGACCCACATGAAATTTTTCGTGCGGAATGCCAACGAGAACAGCCTGCTGCTCATCGACGAATTTGGCGGAGGTACCGAACCTCAAATCGGCGGCGCCATTGCCGAGGCTCTGCTCGACCGCTTCAACCAGAAACGGGCCTACGGAGTCATCACCACCCACTATCAGAATCTGAAACACTTTGCCGAGGATACCGACGGCATCGTCAACGGGGCCATGCTCTACGACCGCCATCTGATGCAGCCGCTCTTCAAACTCTCTATCGGCAACCCGGGCAGCTCGTTTGCCATCGAGATTGCCCGCAAGATCGGTCTGCCCGAGGACGTCATCGCCTCAGCCTCCGAAAAGGTAGGATCGGCCTACATCGACATGGACAAGTATTTGCAGGATATCGTGCGCGACAAACGCTACTGGGAGAGCAAACGCCAGAACATACGTCAGCGTGAAAAGAAACTCGAAGAGCTCACGGCCCGCTACGAAGCCGATTTGACCGCTTTGGAAAAACAGCGCAAGGAGTTGCTGAAACAGGCCAAAGGCGACGCAGCCCAGATTCTGGCCGAGGCAAACGCCCGCATTGAAAATACAATACGCGAAATCAAGGAGGCGCAGGCCGAGAAGGAGAAGACGCGTGCCGCCCGCCAAAAGTTCGAGCAATTCAAAGCCGGATTGAACGAAGAACCCGAAGCCGATGCCAACGACCTGGTGAGCCGCAAGCTCAAACAGATTGCCGAGCGGAAGAAACGCAAGCAACAGCGCAAGAAGGCCGAGGAGAATCAAACACAGCCTGCCACCACCTCACCCATTGTCGTGGGTGATGCCGTGCGACTGAAAGGGCAAAACTCGGTAGGCGAAGTGCTGGCCGTCAACGGCAACAATGTGACCGTCGCCTTCGGCATGCTCAAATCGACCGTCAAGTCCGACCGACTGGAAAAGGTGAGCAAAAGCCAAATCAAGAAAGAGAATGCCAAGGCTACCTTCATCGGCGAACAGACCACCGAGGACATGCGGGAGAAACAACTCCACTTCAAACAGGAAATCGATGTGCGAGGCATGCGGGCCGACGAGGCTTTGCAGGCCGTCACCTACTTCATCGACGATGCCATACAGGTGGGGTGCTCACGGGTACGTATCCTCCACGGTACCGGCACAGGCGTGCTGCGGCAGGTCATCAGACAATATCTCAAAACCGTGCCGGGGGTAGCCCATTTTCAAGACGAACATGTGCAACTGGGCGGCGCCGGTATCACGGTCGTCGAGTTGAACTGA
- a CDS encoding DUF2461 domain-containing protein, translated as MMKEILTYLSQLRENNNREWFQAHKEEYDRLRPLFIEKVQQLIDRISRFDHEIAGLDAKSCLYRIYRDIRFSPDKTPYKSYMSAYIAKGGRKSLRAGYYFHLEPGGSMLSGGVWCPEPKLLKALRQAVYDNYDELQEIVGNRRFRTLYHDWEGETLKIVPRPFPRDCEQAEWLKRKDYVVVNHKPDSFFDDPDWVEKTAREFQIMKPLNDFFNYTIDEVYDL; from the coding sequence ATTATGAAAGAGATATTGACCTATTTGTCGCAGTTGAGAGAGAATAATAATCGAGAGTGGTTTCAGGCACACAAAGAGGAGTATGACCGGTTGCGTCCGCTCTTTATAGAAAAAGTACAACAACTGATTGACCGTATATCGCGCTTCGATCATGAGATTGCAGGGCTCGATGCCAAGTCGTGCCTGTACCGCATCTACCGCGATATTCGTTTCTCGCCCGACAAGACGCCCTATAAGAGCTACATGTCGGCCTATATAGCCAAAGGAGGGCGCAAAAGCCTGCGGGCCGGATACTATTTCCATCTCGAACCGGGAGGCAGTATGCTTAGCGGTGGGGTGTGGTGTCCCGAGCCGAAATTGCTGAAAGCCCTGCGCCAGGCCGTGTATGACAATTACGACGAGTTGCAGGAAATTGTGGGTAACCGTCGGTTCCGCACTCTGTATCACGATTGGGAGGGCGAGACGCTTAAAATCGTGCCACGTCCGTTCCCCCGTGACTGTGAGCAGGCCGAGTGGCTCAAACGGAAAGACTATGTGGTAGTGAATCACAAGCCCGACAGTTTTTTCGATGATCCCGATTGGGTAGAAAAGACGGCTCGCGAGTTTCAAATCATGAAACCGCTGAACGACTTCTTCAACTACACCATCGACGAGGTGTACGACTTGTAA
- a CDS encoding OPT family oligopeptide transporter: METNEKQPVDLPENAFRELKPGEEYKPILSPDKVYPEVNAWSVSWGIIMAVIFSAAAAYLGLRVGQVFEAAIPIAIIAVGLAGAAKRKNALGENVIIQSIGACSGVIVAGAIFTLPALYILQAKYPELTVNFMEVFLSSLLGGILGILFLIPFRKYFVSDMHGKYPFPEATATAQVLVSGEKAGNQAKPLILAGLVGGLYDFCLSTFGWWSDVLTTRILPWGTELANNAKMVFKVNTGAAVLGLGYIVGLKYCLIICSGSLFVWFIIIPLLGSVPGSELAAASPEQIFSDYGRYIGIGGIAMAGVIGIIRSWGIIKGALGLASKEFSGKKGNAEAQMPRTQRDLSMKFIIIAIVFALIITFLFFYLGVINNLLQATVAFVVVAGIAFLFTTVAANAIAIVGTNPVSGMTLMTLILASVILVAVGLKGTSGMVAALVIGGVVCTALSMAGGFITDLKIGYWIGTTPRKQETWKFLGTLVSAATVGGVILLLNKAYGFSGENALVAPQANAMAAVIEPLMMGQGAPWLLYGVGAILAVVLTWLNVPALAFALGMFIPLELNTPLVVGGLISWYVGSRSKDAALNKARVDKGTLLASGFIAGGALMGVVSAGLSLAKFEYHHNLSETTLQVAGLVMYLLLIAFLTMSSMKAKKTN; encoded by the coding sequence ATGGAAACAAACGAAAAACAACCTGTCGATTTGCCCGAAAACGCGTTTCGGGAATTGAAACCGGGTGAGGAGTACAAGCCTATCCTTTCGCCCGACAAAGTCTATCCCGAGGTCAATGCCTGGTCGGTTTCCTGGGGTATCATCATGGCGGTTATCTTCTCGGCGGCCGCTGCCTACCTGGGACTGCGTGTGGGCCAGGTATTCGAGGCAGCCATACCTATCGCCATCATCGCCGTGGGTCTGGCCGGGGCCGCCAAACGCAAGAACGCATTGGGCGAAAACGTGATTATCCAGTCAATCGGCGCCTGCTCGGGTGTCATTGTCGCCGGTGCCATCTTCACCCTGCCGGCCCTGTATATCTTGCAGGCCAAGTATCCCGAACTGACGGTCAACTTCATGGAGGTATTCCTCAGCTCGCTGCTGGGAGGTATTCTGGGCATTCTGTTCCTCATACCCTTCCGCAAATATTTCGTATCGGACATGCACGGCAAGTACCCCTTCCCCGAAGCCACGGCCACGGCACAGGTACTCGTGTCGGGCGAAAAGGCCGGCAACCAGGCCAAACCGCTTATTCTGGCCGGTCTCGTGGGCGGTCTCTACGATTTCTGCCTCTCGACCTTCGGCTGGTGGAGCGATGTGCTCACCACCCGCATTCTGCCCTGGGGTACCGAACTGGCCAACAATGCCAAGATGGTATTCAAGGTCAATACCGGTGCCGCCGTGCTGGGTCTCGGCTATATCGTGGGTCTGAAATACTGCCTCATCATCTGCTCGGGTTCTCTCTTCGTGTGGTTCATCATCATACCCCTGTTGGGCAGCGTTCCCGGTAGCGAACTGGCCGCAGCGTCTCCCGAACAGATATTCTCCGACTACGGACGCTACATCGGCATCGGCGGTATCGCCATGGCCGGTGTCATCGGTATTATCCGCTCGTGGGGTATCATCAAAGGTGCTCTGGGTCTGGCCTCGAAAGAGTTCTCGGGGAAAAAGGGAAATGCCGAAGCTCAAATGCCCCGTACCCAACGCGACCTCTCGATGAAATTTATCATCATCGCCATCGTGTTTGCCTTGATCATCACCTTCCTCTTCTTCTATCTGGGAGTTATCAACAACCTGTTGCAAGCCACCGTAGCCTTTGTGGTCGTGGCCGGTATTGCCTTCCTCTTTACAACGGTAGCCGCCAACGCCATTGCCATCGTAGGAACGAACCCCGTTTCGGGCATGACACTGATGACCCTGATTCTGGCGTCGGTTATTCTGGTTGCCGTGGGTCTTAAAGGAACCAGTGGTATGGTAGCCGCCCTCGTGATTGGCGGTGTGGTTTGTACCGCGCTGTCGATGGCCGGAGGCTTCATCACCGACTTGAAAATCGGTTACTGGATTGGGACCACGCCCCGCAAACAGGAGACGTGGAAATTCCTGGGTACCCTCGTATCGGCCGCTACGGTGGGCGGTGTGATTCTGCTGCTGAACAAAGCCTACGGCTTCTCGGGCGAAAACGCACTGGTTGCTCCCCAGGCCAATGCCATGGCTGCCGTTATCGAGCCGCTCATGATGGGACAAGGTGCCCCCTGGCTGCTCTATGGAGTAGGAGCCATTCTGGCCGTAGTGCTCACTTGGCTGAATGTCCCGGCTCTGGCATTCGCACTGGGTATGTTCATTCCGTTGGAACTGAACACCCCGCTGGTAGTCGGTGGCCTTATCAGCTGGTATGTAGGCAGCCGCTCGAAAGATGCCGCTCTCAACAAAGCCCGTGTAGACAAAGGCACACTGCTGGCTTCGGGATTCATTGCCGGTGGAGCCTTGATGGGTGTAGTCAGCGCCGGATTGAGTCTGGCAAAATTTGAATACCATCACAACCTGAGCGAGACCACACTGCAAGTTGCCGGACTGGTAATGTATCTGCTGCTGATTGCCTTCCTCACGATGTCGAGCATGAAAGCCAAAAAGACAAACTAA
- a CDS encoding MBL fold metallo-hydrolase has translation MQITFLGTGTSTGIPQIGCTCPVCTSANPKDNRLRTSAVVSVNGKNILIDCGPDFRQQVLRAGIGRIDAVLITHIHYDHTGGIDDLRPFGGKHTLPIYLEPSVAEGIRTRLPYCFGDHLYPGVPNIRLQEIGIEPFTIEDIEVTPIRVMHYKLPILGYRIGGLVYITDALTIPDEEYAKMKQVDVLVINALRKQPHLSHQTLDEALRVIERVQPREAYLVHMSHHMGLTAEVEKELPPHVHFAYDGLVVESV, from the coding sequence ATGCAGATCACTTTTTTGGGAACAGGCACGTCGACCGGGATACCGCAGATTGGCTGTACCTGTCCGGTGTGTACCTCGGCCAACCCAAAGGATAACCGGCTGAGAACCTCGGCCGTCGTTTCGGTAAACGGCAAGAACATACTCATCGATTGCGGTCCCGATTTCCGTCAGCAGGTGTTGCGGGCCGGTATCGGCCGGATAGATGCGGTGCTGATTACACACATTCATTACGATCACACCGGAGGTATCGACGACCTGCGACCCTTTGGGGGAAAGCACACGTTGCCCATCTATTTGGAGCCGTCGGTAGCCGAGGGCATTCGCACCCGGTTGCCTTATTGCTTCGGCGACCATCTCTATCCCGGGGTGCCTAATATTCGGTTGCAGGAGATTGGTATAGAGCCTTTTACTATAGAGGATATCGAGGTGACTCCTATTCGGGTGATGCACTATAAGTTGCCAATCCTGGGTTATCGCATAGGAGGGCTGGTCTATATTACCGATGCCTTGACTATCCCCGACGAGGAATATGCCAAGATGAAGCAGGTCGATGTCCTGGTCATCAATGCACTGCGCAAACAGCCGCATCTTTCGCATCAGACTCTGGACGAGGCCCTGCGGGTCATCGAGCGTGTACAGCCGCGGGAGGCCTATCTGGTACACATGAGTCACCACATGGGGCTCACGGCCGAGGTCGAAAAGGAGTTGCCGCCTCATGTCCATTTCGCTTATGACGGACTGGTGGTCGAGAGTGTGTGA